One Sphingomonas sp. SUN039 genomic window carries:
- the mutS gene encoding DNA mismatch repair protein MutS, whose translation MMAQYHALKAEAPDCLLFYRMGDFFELFFEDAKSAAACLDIALTARGEHDGERVPMCGVPVHAADAYLAKLIRGGFRVAIADQVESPAEAKARGGSKALVARAIVRVVTAGTLTEDVLLDAKASNWLVAVVAVGETVGLAAADVSTGAFELCEVSGAQLEAEIARYSPSEVICAPAEAGALAAKAPASAGAQIVPREQRDFDSAKGEAKLKALHDVATLDGFGAFTRAELAAAGGLLSYLDHAGKGTLPFLAPPVRRTTAEHMAIDAATRESLELTQAAGGGRKGSLLDTIDRTVTGAGARMLASDLSAPLTDRAMIDARLDLVAHWAGDGIGREELRATLRAIPDVARALARLSAGRGSPRDLGCLRDGLARAWELRERLDQPHVPPLLRALLPALAGHGALIDKLTRALVAEPPVDAANGGYIAHGYDAALDDLRDAGGMGRREIAALETAFRDRTGIASLKIRHNGVLGYHVEVPARAADPLMDAASGFTHRQTLAGVVRFNAPELHEVAMRVTQAGSHALAAEAAHFEELTALALASARTISATAAALARLDVASANAQAAVECDWCRPHLVDHPCFEVAGGRHPVVEAAVAKSGARFVANDCALDASDRLWLVTGPNMGGKSTFLRQNALIAVMAQAGCFVPAKRAMLGLVDRLFSRVGASDNLARGRSTFMVEMVETAAILAQATERSFVILDEVGRGTSTYDGLAIAWAVVEAVHEVNRCRCLFATHYHELTRLAEKLPALSLHHVRAREYKGDLVLLHELAQGPADRSYGIAVARLAGMSPAVLARAKSVLAKLEAGRAATGGLAAGLDDLPLFSALVEEAKVDPLREALDAIHPDALSPREALEALYRLKGVGEE comes from the coding sequence ATGATGGCGCAATATCATGCGCTGAAGGCCGAAGCGCCCGATTGCCTGTTGTTCTACCGGATGGGCGACTTCTTCGAGCTGTTCTTCGAGGATGCAAAATCCGCCGCCGCCTGCCTCGACATCGCGCTGACCGCCCGCGGAGAGCATGACGGCGAACGCGTGCCGATGTGCGGCGTGCCGGTTCATGCGGCGGATGCGTATCTTGCCAAGCTGATCCGGGGCGGGTTCCGCGTTGCGATTGCCGACCAGGTCGAAAGCCCCGCCGAGGCGAAAGCGCGCGGCGGCAGCAAGGCACTGGTCGCGCGCGCCATCGTCCGGGTGGTGACGGCGGGAACGCTGACCGAGGATGTGCTGCTCGATGCCAAGGCGAGCAACTGGCTGGTCGCGGTGGTCGCGGTCGGCGAGACCGTCGGGCTGGCAGCAGCGGATGTGTCGACGGGCGCGTTCGAGCTGTGCGAGGTCTCGGGCGCGCAGCTCGAAGCGGAGATTGCGCGTTACAGCCCCAGCGAAGTCATTTGTGCGCCTGCGGAAGCAGGAGCCCTGGCGGCCAAGGCTCCTGCTTCCGCAGGAGCACAAATCGTCCCGCGCGAACAACGCGATTTCGACTCGGCCAAGGGCGAAGCAAAACTCAAGGCTCTCCACGACGTCGCGACCCTCGACGGATTCGGCGCGTTCACGCGGGCAGAACTGGCGGCAGCGGGCGGGCTGCTGTCCTATCTCGATCACGCCGGAAAGGGCACGCTGCCCTTCCTCGCCCCTCCGGTGCGCCGCACTACTGCCGAGCACATGGCCATCGACGCCGCGACGCGCGAGAGCCTCGAACTCACCCAAGCGGCAGGCGGCGGGCGCAAGGGGAGCCTGCTCGACACCATCGACCGCACCGTCACGGGCGCTGGCGCGCGGATGCTGGCCAGCGATCTGTCCGCACCGCTGACCGACCGCGCCATGATCGACGCGCGGCTCGATCTGGTCGCGCACTGGGCCGGGGACGGGATCGGGCGCGAGGAATTGCGCGCCACCTTGCGCGCCATCCCCGATGTCGCCCGTGCCTTGGCGCGATTGTCGGCGGGGCGGGGATCCCCGCGCGATCTGGGGTGCTTGCGCGACGGATTGGCGCGCGCCTGGGAGCTGCGCGAACGGCTCGACCAGCCGCACGTGCCGCCACTGTTGCGCGCGCTTCTCCCCGCGCTCGCCGGGCATGGCGCGCTGATCGACAAGCTCACCCGCGCGCTGGTCGCCGAGCCGCCGGTCGATGCCGCGAACGGCGGCTATATTGCGCACGGGTACGACGCCGCGCTCGACGACCTGCGCGACGCAGGCGGGATGGGGCGGCGCGAGATTGCCGCGCTGGAGACCGCGTTCCGCGACCGCACCGGCATCGCCAGCCTCAAAATACGCCACAATGGCGTGCTCGGCTATCATGTCGAAGTGCCCGCGCGCGCCGCCGACCCGCTGATGGACGCCGCCTCGGGCTTCACCCACCGCCAGACACTCGCCGGGGTGGTACGCTTCAACGCGCCCGAACTCCACGAAGTCGCGATGCGCGTGACGCAGGCGGGCAGCCATGCGCTGGCCGCCGAAGCGGCGCATTTCGAGGAGCTGACCGCGCTCGCGCTCGCTTCGGCCCGCACGATCTCGGCGACGGCGGCGGCGCTTGCCCGGCTCGATGTCGCAAGCGCCAACGCGCAGGCAGCGGTCGAGTGCGACTGGTGTCGCCCGCACCTCGTCGATCACCCCTGTTTCGAGGTCGCGGGCGGGCGGCATCCGGTGGTCGAGGCCGCCGTCGCGAAATCGGGCGCGCGCTTCGTCGCCAACGACTGCGCGCTCGACGCCAGCGACCGCCTCTGGCTCGTCACCGGCCCCAATATGGGCGGCAAATCGACCTTCCTGCGCCAGAACGCGCTGATCGCGGTGATGGCGCAGGCGGGGTGCTTCGTCCCCGCCAAGCGCGCCATGCTCGGGTTGGTGGACCGCCTGTTCAGCCGCGTCGGCGCGTCGGACAATCTCGCGCGCGGGCGCTCGACCTTCATGGTCGAAATGGTCGAAACGGCAGCGATCCTTGCCCAAGCGACCGAACGCAGCTTCGTCATCCTCGACGAGGTCGGGCGCGGCACCAGCACCTATGACGGGCTGGCGATTGCGTGGGCGGTGGTCGAGGCGGTGCACGAGGTCAACCGCTGCCGCTGCCTGTTCGCGACGCACTATCACGAACTGACGCGGCTGGCCGAAAAGCTCCCCGCACTGTCGCTCCACCACGTCCGCGCGCGCGAGTACAAGGGCGACCTCGTGCTGCTCCACGAACTCGCGCAGGGGCCAGCCGACCGCAGCTACGGCATCGCCGTCGCGCGGCTGGCGGGCATGTCCCCCGCCGTGCTGGCGCGGGCGAAATCGGTGCTGGCAAAACTGGAGGCAGGCCGCGCGGCGACCGGCGGACTCGCGGCGGGGCTGGACGACCTGCCGCTGTTTTCGGCTTTGGTCGAGGAAGCAAAGGTCGATCCGCTGCGCGAGGCCTTGGATGCGATCCACCCCGACGCGCTCAGCCCGAGGGAGGCGCTGGAGGCGTTGTACAGGTTGAAGGGGGTGGGGGAGGAGTAA
- a CDS encoding [protein-PII] uridylyltransferase: MSDRLDTIPNRRAIVDRRVLAAALEELTGDGTALRQAGAALLRPALDAGRAEIARRLEEHPSQGAQAAAAQAFLTDQILRLLYDFTTQRLHRLSNPTTSERLALMAVGGYGRGEMAPFSDVDIAFLTPWKATGWSEAVIESMLYTLWDLGLKVGHSSRSLDEMVRLAKSDLTIRTALLEARYVWGDQGVYDEAAARFDREVVAGTARTFVAEKLAERDARHKRMGDSRYVVEPNLKEGKGGLRDLHTLFWIGKYLHRVGTVAELVDKGLLTAAELRSFQKAENFLWAVRCHLHSVAGRAEERLTFDVQSEIARRMRYREATGRSAVERFMQHYFLTAKAVGDLTGVFLAHLDDSLAPKGRRFGGLAGFMKAPRQLNGFVLDRGRLTVPNDNWFRTDPVRLVELFAVADAQGLEIHPTAMRAAARDARLIEARVRTDKRANELFLGILTSPRDPETVLRWMNEATVFGRFVPDFGRVVAQMQFDMYHHYTVDEHSIRAIGLLSRIEHGNLAEDHPLVTAILKSTSMRRVLYASVLLHDIAKGRGGDHSVLGAEVAMKLCPRFGMTPAETETVAWLVRHHLLMSATAFKRDLADFKTVLDFAELVQSPERLRLLLALTVVDIRAVGPGVWNGWKRQLLGDLFNAAEEVLRLGHKQTGRAERIAAKQADLRASLGWDAAAFATYARRLPDGYWIAEPDDVLAANARTVERAGDAPLTVAAQVYPSRGATLVSVYAADHPGLFYRLAGAIHLAGASIIDARIHTTRDGMALDNFLVQDPFGRMFDDADRLKRLETAVGDALANRGRLAERLAARPLARTRADAFAIEPNVLIDNKASNRFTVIEVNARDRPGLLHALAHALFESKATIRSAHIATYGERAVDTFYVTDLLGGKIDGTLRLKSLERRLLDAAEGLGIAVAA; this comes from the coding sequence ATGTCCGACCGCCTCGACACTATCCCCAACCGCCGTGCTATCGTCGACCGGCGCGTCCTCGCGGCGGCGCTTGAGGAGCTGACCGGCGACGGTACCGCACTGCGCCAAGCGGGGGCGGCGTTGCTGCGGCCTGCGCTCGATGCAGGACGGGCCGAGATTGCGCGGCGGCTCGAGGAGCATCCGTCGCAGGGTGCGCAGGCCGCCGCCGCACAGGCGTTCCTGACCGACCAGATTTTGCGGCTGCTCTATGATTTCACGACGCAGCGGCTGCACCGCCTCTCGAATCCGACCACATCCGAGCGGCTGGCCCTGATGGCGGTCGGCGGGTACGGGCGCGGCGAGATGGCGCCGTTTTCCGACGTCGACATCGCCTTTCTGACGCCGTGGAAAGCGACGGGGTGGAGCGAGGCGGTCATCGAATCGATGCTCTACACGCTCTGGGATCTGGGGCTGAAGGTCGGGCATTCGTCGCGCTCGCTCGACGAAATGGTGCGGCTGGCGAAGAGCGACCTGACCATCCGCACTGCGCTCCTCGAAGCGCGCTACGTCTGGGGCGACCAGGGCGTGTACGATGAGGCTGCGGCGCGTTTCGACCGCGAAGTCGTGGCGGGTACCGCGCGGACGTTCGTCGCTGAAAAGCTCGCCGAACGCGACGCGCGACACAAGCGCATGGGCGACAGCCGCTATGTCGTCGAACCCAATCTGAAAGAGGGCAAGGGCGGCCTGCGCGATCTCCACACGCTGTTCTGGATCGGCAAATACCTCCACCGTGTCGGCACCGTCGCCGAGCTGGTCGACAAGGGGTTGCTGACGGCAGCCGAGCTCCGCAGTTTCCAGAAGGCCGAAAATTTCCTTTGGGCGGTGCGCTGTCATTTACACAGCGTTGCCGGGCGCGCCGAGGAACGGCTGACCTTCGACGTCCAGTCCGAAATCGCGCGGCGGATGCGTTATCGCGAGGCGACCGGGCGCTCGGCGGTCGAACGCTTCATGCAGCATTATTTCCTGACCGCCAAAGCCGTCGGCGACCTGACCGGCGTGTTCCTCGCGCACCTCGACGACAGCCTCGCGCCCAAGGGGCGGCGCTTCGGCGGGCTGGCCGGGTTCATGAAGGCGCCGCGCCAGTTGAACGGCTTCGTGCTCGATCGCGGGCGGCTGACCGTGCCAAACGACAACTGGTTCCGCACGGACCCGGTGCGGCTGGTCGAGCTGTTCGCCGTCGCCGATGCCCAGGGTCTGGAAATCCATCCGACCGCTATGCGGGCGGCGGCGCGCGACGCGCGGCTGATCGAGGCCCGCGTGCGCACGGACAAGCGCGCCAACGAGCTGTTCCTCGGCATCCTCACCTCCCCGCGCGATCCCGAAACGGTGCTGCGCTGGATGAACGAGGCGACGGTGTTCGGTCGCTTCGTGCCCGACTTCGGCCGGGTCGTCGCGCAGATGCAGTTCGACATGTATCACCATTATACGGTCGACGAGCATTCGATCCGCGCCATCGGCCTGCTCTCGCGGATCGAACACGGGAACCTTGCCGAGGATCACCCGCTCGTCACCGCCATCCTCAAATCCACATCGATGCGCCGCGTGCTCTACGCGTCGGTGCTGCTGCACGACATCGCCAAGGGGCGCGGCGGCGATCACAGCGTGCTCGGCGCTGAGGTTGCGATGAAGCTGTGCCCGCGTTTCGGGATGACGCCGGCCGAGACCGAGACGGTGGCGTGGCTGGTGCGCCATCACCTGCTGATGTCGGCGACCGCGTTCAAGCGCGATCTGGCTGATTTCAAGACGGTGCTCGATTTCGCCGAGCTCGTGCAGTCGCCCGAGCGGCTGCGGCTGCTGCTTGCGCTGACCGTCGTCGATATCCGCGCCGTCGGGCCGGGGGTGTGGAACGGGTGGAAGCGACAGCTGCTCGGCGACCTGTTCAACGCGGCGGAGGAAGTGCTGCGGCTCGGCCACAAGCAGACCGGTCGCGCCGAGCGGATCGCGGCGAAGCAAGCCGATCTGCGCGCGTCGCTCGGCTGGGATGCGGCCGCCTTCGCGACCTATGCCAGGCGTTTGCCCGACGGGTACTGGATTGCCGAGCCCGACGATGTGCTGGCCGCCAATGCGCGCACCGTCGAGCGCGCGGGCGACGCGCCGCTCACCGTCGCGGCGCAGGTCTATCCGTCGCGCGGGGCGACGTTGGTCAGCGTCTATGCTGCCGACCATCCCGGGCTATTCTACCGGCTCGCCGGCGCGATCCATCTGGCGGGCGCGAGCATCATCGATGCGCGCATCCACACGACGCGCGACGGCATGGCGCTCGACAATTTCCTCGTGCAGGATCCGTTCGGGCGGATGTTCGACGATGCCGACCGGCTGAAGCGGCTGGAAACGGCCGTCGGCGATGCGCTGGCGAACCGCGGCCGCCTTGCCGAACGTCTGGCCGCCCGTCCGCTCGCGCGCACGCGGGCCGATGCCTTTGCGATCGAGCCCAATGTGCTGATCGACAACAAGGCGTCGAACCGCTTCACCGTGATCGAGGTCAATGCCCGCGACCGGCCCGGCCTGCTCCACGCGCTGGCGCATGCGCTGTTCGAATCGAAAGCGACGATCCGCTCGGCGCATATCGCCACCTATGGCGAGCGCGCGGTCGATACCTTTTATGTCACCGATCTGCTCGGCGGAAAGATCGACGGCACGCTGCGGCTGAAATCGCTCGAACGCCGCCTGCTCGACGCTGCAGAGGGGCTGGGTATCGCCGTCGCTGCATAG
- a CDS encoding NADAR family protein, with protein sequence MPMVETRLYQRRDVVSFRRTGEAFGGLSNMAPGFPVIVNGHSIKTVEALYQACRFPHLPEIQQMILDEASPMTAKMRSKPYRSQSRPDWDDVRVAVMKWVLRVKLAQNWTRFSALLLDTGDRPIVEDSRKDDFWGATTQDDDRFAGRNVLGRLLMELRDKLRVAPEMLENVDPVPIPDFLMLDEDIETIARVRHAPLSVAVSQPALL encoded by the coding sequence ATGCCCATGGTCGAGACGCGCCTGTATCAACGCCGGGATGTGGTCAGTTTCCGCCGGACGGGCGAGGCATTCGGCGGGTTGTCGAACATGGCCCCCGGCTTTCCGGTGATCGTCAACGGGCATTCGATCAAGACCGTCGAAGCGCTGTATCAGGCCTGCCGGTTTCCGCATCTGCCCGAGATTCAGCAAATGATCCTCGATGAGGCCAGCCCGATGACGGCGAAGATGCGGAGCAAACCCTACCGCAGCCAGTCTCGGCCCGATTGGGACGATGTTCGTGTAGCCGTTATGAAATGGGTGCTTCGGGTCAAGCTCGCGCAAAACTGGACACGATTTTCGGCGTTGCTCCTCGACACGGGCGACCGTCCCATCGTCGAGGATTCGCGCAAGGACGACTTTTGGGGCGCAACAACACAGGACGATGACCGCTTCGCAGGACGGAATGTGCTGGGTCGACTGCTGATGGAATTGCGCGATAAGTTGCGCGTCGCACCTGAAATGCTGGAGAACGTGGATCCTGTACCGATCCCCGATTTCCTGATGCTCGACGAGGATATCGAGACGATCGCTCGCGTCCGACACGCACCGCTTTCGGTTGCGGTTTCGCAACCCGCACTTTTGTAG
- a CDS encoding TonB-dependent receptor → MSKFRLLVSAAPVVAAVAFASPAVAQQGAAPQAAQEESTGDIIVTATRRSEALSDVPLAVSAVTAQSLQNSGASDIRALNQLSPSLLVSSTSSEAGAGGARIRGIGTVGDNPGLESSVATFVDGVYRNRAGVGLTELGAVDRIEVLRGPQGTLFGRNASAGLISVITKKPEFNFGAEAEATYGSYNTIRVGGGITGPLGETVAARLDGIYFKRDGFLTDVVSGRKINGRDRYLLRGQLLFQPNDDFSIRLIGDYSDRKEECCGATYLPAQNLTRAADGTLVSSPNSIAGIERALGGIISDNTFARTTALTPGVGYQGNVRDAGVSAEINWKFGDATLTSITAYRDWKLVRGQDADFNNLDILKRLNNGGATQSFKTFTQELRLQGSAFGDKLDWLVGAYFANEKLNLTDNLTYGADYERYANCLLFASVLPSALAPTPTGNCVNQPVLAATATATGSATLAALNANPLRPGFGSLAAAIGQPAGTLVGVGLNDTYNQTSRNYAFFTHNVIRFTDRLSLTLGARYTNEEKTLDATFRDNNTICAGLRASPLAGLATLPCVIPNVPGGSFSQTGAKKSEDRITGTAVLSFKPVDNLLVYASFSRGYKAGGFNLDRSGLTYGAPNLQQLTFEPELVNSYELGYKWNGNGIDLNIAAFRQDFTGFQLNTFNGVNFIVVNINACKTSLNFADRDADSATGVCTSGLKSGVQSAGLEMEAFLRPARHLGVNLGLTYVNTTYGNDLVGINGTALPAALNNLPGSRLSNSSQIVTTASVSWTPPLGNSGLSGLVYADMRYQSDVNTGSDLDREKQQDGVAIVNARLGIRGSENKWGIEVWAQNVFDTNYQQVSFDAPLQGGGTRATGLPATSTSAGANSVQNGTYVASTQLYGVFLAEPRTYGITARFKF, encoded by the coding sequence ATGTCCAAATTCCGCCTGTTGGTGTCGGCTGCACCGGTTGTTGCCGCTGTTGCGTTTGCGTCCCCTGCCGTGGCCCAGCAGGGCGCAGCACCGCAAGCCGCGCAGGAGGAAAGCACCGGCGACATCATCGTCACCGCGACCCGCCGCAGCGAAGCGCTGTCGGACGTGCCGCTGGCGGTGTCGGCGGTCACGGCCCAGTCGCTCCAGAATTCGGGGGCGAGCGACATCCGCGCGCTCAACCAGCTGTCGCCCTCGCTGCTCGTCTCGTCGACCTCGTCCGAAGCGGGCGCGGGCGGCGCACGTATCCGCGGTATCGGCACCGTCGGCGACAACCCGGGCCTCGAAAGCTCGGTCGCGACCTTCGTCGACGGCGTCTATCGCAACCGCGCCGGCGTCGGCCTGACTGAATTGGGCGCCGTCGACCGCATCGAAGTGCTGCGCGGGCCGCAGGGCACGCTGTTCGGGCGCAATGCCAGCGCGGGCCTGATCTCGGTCATCACCAAAAAGCCCGAATTCAATTTCGGGGCCGAGGCCGAAGCGACCTATGGCAGCTATAACACCATCCGCGTCGGCGGCGGCATTACCGGACCGCTCGGCGAAACCGTGGCGGCACGCCTCGATGGCATCTATTTCAAGCGCGACGGTTTCCTGACCGACGTGGTGTCGGGCCGCAAGATCAACGGCCGCGACCGTTACCTGCTGCGCGGCCAGTTGCTGTTCCAGCCGAACGACGATTTCTCGATCCGCCTGATCGGCGACTATTCGGACCGCAAGGAGGAATGCTGTGGCGCGACCTATCTGCCCGCGCAGAACCTGACCCGCGCGGCGGACGGGACGCTGGTCAGCTCGCCCAACTCGATCGCGGGGATCGAACGTGCGCTGGGCGGTATCATCAGCGACAATACCTTCGCGCGCACGACCGCGCTGACGCCGGGCGTCGGTTACCAGGGCAATGTCCGCGACGCGGGCGTGTCGGCCGAAATCAACTGGAAGTTCGGCGATGCCACGCTGACCTCGATCACTGCCTATCGCGACTGGAAGCTGGTGCGTGGGCAGGACGCCGACTTCAACAACCTCGATATCCTGAAGCGCCTCAACAACGGCGGCGCGACGCAGAGCTTCAAGACCTTCACCCAGGAACTGCGGCTGCAGGGCTCGGCGTTCGGGGACAAGCTCGACTGGCTGGTCGGTGCCTATTTCGCCAATGAAAAGCTGAACCTCACCGACAATCTGACCTATGGTGCGGATTACGAACGCTACGCGAACTGCCTGTTGTTTGCGAGCGTCCTGCCTTCGGCACTCGCGCCGACGCCGACCGGCAATTGCGTCAACCAGCCGGTACTGGCCGCAACGGCAACTGCGACGGGCAGCGCAACGCTCGCCGCGCTCAACGCCAATCCGCTGCGCCCGGGCTTCGGTTCGCTGGCAGCCGCCATCGGCCAACCGGCCGGAACGCTGGTCGGCGTCGGCCTCAACGACACCTATAACCAGACCAGCCGCAACTATGCGTTCTTCACGCACAATGTGATCCGCTTCACCGACCGGCTGAGCCTGACCTTGGGCGCGCGTTACACCAACGAGGAAAAGACCCTCGACGCGACGTTCCGCGACAACAATACGATCTGCGCGGGTCTGCGCGCCTCGCCGCTGGCCGGGCTGGCGACACTGCCGTGTGTCATCCCCAACGTCCCGGGCGGCAGCTTCAGCCAGACAGGCGCGAAGAAGAGCGAGGACCGGATCACCGGCACCGCCGTGCTCAGCTTCAAGCCGGTCGACAACCTGCTGGTCTACGCAAGCTTCTCGCGCGGGTACAAGGCGGGCGGGTTCAACCTCGACCGGTCGGGCCTGACCTATGGCGCGCCGAACCTGCAGCAGCTGACCTTCGAGCCCGAACTCGTCAATTCGTACGAGCTCGGCTATAAATGGAACGGTAACGGCATCGACCTGAACATCGCCGCGTTCCGGCAGGACTTCACCGGGTTCCAGCTCAACACCTTCAACGGCGTCAACTTCATCGTCGTCAACATCAACGCCTGTAAGACGTCGCTGAACTTTGCCGACCGCGACGCCGACAGTGCGACGGGCGTCTGCACCAGCGGCCTGAAATCGGGCGTGCAATCGGCGGGTCTCGAAATGGAGGCGTTCCTGCGTCCGGCACGGCATCTCGGCGTCAATCTGGGCCTCACCTATGTCAACACGACCTATGGCAATGATCTGGTCGGGATCAACGGCACGGCATTGCCCGCCGCGCTGAACAACCTGCCGGGATCGCGTCTGTCGAACAGTTCGCAGATCGTGACCACCGCGTCGGTCTCGTGGACGCCGCCGCTGGGCAACAGCGGGCTGAGCGGGCTGGTGTACGCCGACATGCGCTACCAGAGCGACGTCAACACCGGTTCCGACCTCGACCGCGAAAAGCAGCAGGACGGCGTGGCCATCGTCAATGCCCGTTTGGGCATCCGCGGGTCCGAAAACAAATGGGGTATCGAAGTCTGGGCGCAGAATGTGTTCGACACCAACTACCAGCAGGTGAGCTTCGATGCGCCGCTGCAGGGTGGCGGCACCCGCGCCACCGGCCTGCCCGCCACATCGACCAGCGCAGGGGCGAATTCGGTGCAGAACGGCACCTATGTCGCCTCGACGCAGTTGTACGGCGTGTTCCTCGCCGAACCGCGCACCTATGGCATCACCGCCCGCTTCAAATTCTGA
- a CDS encoding NADP-dependent malic enzyme, whose product MSEESNVAFSDREALLFHSSGRPGKIEIVASKPMATQRDLSLAYSPGVAVPVRAIAEDPATAYDYTAKGNLVAVISNGTAILGLGNLGALASKPVMEGKAVLFKRFADVDSIDIELATEDPEAFINAVALMEPTFGGINLEDIKAPECFIIEQALKERMKIPVMHDDQHGTAIITAAGLINAVMLTGRDMKDVKVVVNGAGAAAIACTELIKAMGVRHDNVIMCDRSGVIYQGREKGMDQWKSAHAAKTEARSLEEALVGADIFLGLSAKDALTPAFLAKMADQPIIFAMANPDPEITPPDAKAVRPDCIVATGRSDYPNQVNNVLGFPFIFRGALDVRATAINEEMKIAAANAIAELARAQVPEEVAAAYGGRAHSFGRDYIIPAPFDPRLMEVVPAAVAKAAMDTGVATRPILDMDEYRTSLRARLNPTTSVLGLAYEGARAHPKRVVFAEGEEEVVLRAAIAFRDGGYGIPVLVGRDDVHERLRALGVDKPESFEVVNSRNSPLVPAMVEKLYERLQRRGYLRREVERMVNQDRNVFAALMLKMGEVDAMITGVTRTYAQSMREVRRVLDHAEGRIPFGVHVLVGQSHTVFMADTTVNERPNAEQLADIAEGTAAVARAMGHEPRVAFLSYSTFGNPEGSYLTNLRDAVTALEKRNVGFEFEGEMAPDVALNPKVMASYPFSRLSGPANVLIMPGLQSANLSAKLLRELGGDSVIGPMLIGMEKPVQIATMASTASELVTLAVLAAGGVAR is encoded by the coding sequence ATGAGCGAAGAATCGAATGTCGCGTTTTCGGATCGCGAGGCGCTGTTGTTCCATTCGTCGGGACGGCCCGGCAAGATCGAGATCGTCGCGTCGAAGCCGATGGCGACTCAACGCGACCTGAGCCTCGCCTATTCCCCCGGCGTTGCGGTGCCGGTGCGCGCCATCGCCGAAGATCCTGCCACCGCTTACGATTACACGGCCAAGGGCAATCTCGTTGCGGTGATCTCCAACGGCACCGCGATTCTCGGCCTCGGCAATCTCGGCGCGCTCGCGTCGAAGCCGGTGATGGAGGGCAAGGCGGTCCTGTTTAAACGCTTTGCCGATGTCGATTCGATCGACATCGAACTCGCGACCGAAGACCCCGAAGCGTTCATCAATGCCGTCGCGTTGATGGAACCCACATTCGGCGGCATCAATCTGGAGGACATCAAGGCCCCCGAATGCTTCATCATCGAGCAGGCGCTGAAGGAGCGGATGAAGATCCCGGTCATGCACGACGACCAGCATGGTACGGCGATCATTACCGCCGCCGGCCTGATCAACGCGGTCATGCTGACCGGGCGCGACATGAAGGACGTCAAGGTGGTGGTGAACGGCGCGGGGGCAGCGGCGATCGCGTGCACCGAACTCATCAAGGCGATGGGCGTGCGCCACGACAATGTCATCATGTGCGACCGGTCGGGCGTTATCTATCAGGGCCGCGAAAAGGGCATGGACCAGTGGAAGTCCGCCCATGCCGCAAAGACCGAGGCGCGCAGCCTCGAAGAGGCGCTGGTCGGGGCCGACATCTTCCTCGGACTGTCGGCAAAGGATGCGCTGACCCCGGCGTTCCTCGCCAAAATGGCCGACCAGCCGATCATCTTTGCGATGGCCAACCCCGATCCCGAGATCACGCCGCCCGATGCGAAAGCGGTACGCCCCGACTGCATCGTCGCGACCGGACGCTCGGATTATCCGAACCAGGTCAACAATGTGCTGGGCTTCCCGTTCATTTTCCGGGGGGCACTCGATGTGCGCGCGACGGCGATCAACGAGGAAATGAAGATCGCCGCGGCCAACGCAATCGCCGAACTCGCCCGCGCGCAAGTGCCCGAGGAAGTCGCCGCAGCGTACGGGGGCCGCGCGCACAGCTTCGGGCGCGACTATATCATCCCCGCGCCTTTCGATCCGCGCCTGATGGAGGTCGTGCCCGCAGCCGTCGCCAAGGCGGCAATGGATACCGGCGTCGCGACGCGGCCGATCCTCGACATGGACGAGTATCGCACTTCGCTCCGCGCGCGCCTCAACCCCACGACCTCGGTCCTCGGCCTCGCCTATGAAGGCGCGCGCGCGCATCCCAAGCGCGTGGTGTTTGCCGAAGGCGAAGAGGAAGTGGTGCTGCGCGCCGCCATCGCCTTCCGCGACGGTGGATACGGCATTCCGGTGCTGGTCGGGCGCGACGATGTCCACGAACGGCTGCGCGCGCTGGGTGTCGACAAGCCCGAGAGCTTCGAAGTGGTCAACAGCCGCAATTCGCCGCTGGTCCCCGCGATGGTCGAGAAACTCTACGAGCGACTCCAGCGGCGCGGCTACCTCCGCCGCGAAGTCGAGCGGATGGTCAACCAGGACCGCAACGTCTTTGCCGCGCTCATGCTCAAGATGGGCGAAGTCGACGCGATGATAACCGGCGTCACCCGCACCTATGCACAGTCGATGCGCGAGGTCCGCCGCGTGCTCGACCATGCCGAGGGGCGTATCCCGTTCGGCGTCCATGTCCTGGTCGGCCAGTCGCACACGGTGTTCATGGCCGACACCACGGTCAACGAACGGCCCAATGCCGAACAGCTCGCCGATATTGCCGAGGGGACCGCCGCCGTCGCGCGCGCGATGGGCCATGAACCGCGCGTGGCATTCCTCAGCTACTCGACCTTCGGCAATCCGGAAGGCTCGTATCTGACCAACTTGCGCGACGCGGTGACCGCGCTCGAAAAGCGCAATGTCGGATTCGAGTTCGAGGGCGAAATGGCGCCCGATGTGGCGCTCAATCCCAAGGTCATGGCCAGCTATCCGTTCAGTCGCCTGTCGGGTCCGGCCAACGTCCTTATCATGCCGGGGCTGCAATCGGCGAACCTGTCGGCAAAGCTGCTGCGCGAACTCGGCGGCGATTCGGTGATCGGGCCGATGCTGATCGGGATGGAAAAGCCCGTCCAGATCGCAACGATGGCTTCGACTGCGAGCGAGCTGGTGACA